A window of Arcobacter sp. CECT 8983 contains these coding sequences:
- a CDS encoding sugar phosphate isomerase/epimerase, producing the protein MQTSKFGIMQGRLSPSINGELQCFPFGKWENEISFLSKAHLDFIEFFIDEEFNNENPLNSNMGIERLKKNLDLHNSEVYSICFNYMIKHSLNEEPKVKESLFSLIENHKLLNYKIIVLPFYELSEINVDNLESYRQVITEILELAKRKDILVALETNIEAVQLNEYINSFNSKNLGVVYDTGNRVTFKVSLQEEIRVLKDKIFHVHLKDKNDKGNVLIGTGSVDFYEVFSALDEIKYKKNFVFESQRGIDPVNTAYNQLSYIKFIKKEAEDK; encoded by the coding sequence ATGCAAACGAGTAAATTTGGTATTATGCAAGGAAGACTTAGTCCTTCAATTAATGGGGAACTTCAGTGTTTTCCCTTTGGAAAATGGGAAAATGAAATTTCTTTTTTATCAAAAGCTCATTTAGATTTTATCGAGTTTTTTATTGATGAAGAGTTTAATAACGAAAATCCACTAAATAGCAATATGGGTATAGAAAGATTAAAAAAAAATTTAGATCTTCATAACTCTGAAGTATATTCTATTTGTTTTAATTACATGATAAAACATTCGTTAAATGAAGAACCAAAAGTAAAAGAATCTTTATTTTCATTAATAGAAAATCACAAACTTCTTAATTACAAAATTATTGTTCTTCCTTTTTATGAATTAAGTGAAATTAATGTAGATAATCTTGAATCATATAGACAAGTGATAACTGAAATTCTTGAATTAGCAAAAAGAAAAGACATTTTAGTAGCTTTAGAAACTAACATAGAAGCAGTTCAACTAAATGAATATATAAACTCTTTTAATAGTAAAAATTTAGGGGTAGTTTATGATACAGGAAATAGAGTTACTTTTAAAGTAAGTTTACAAGAAGAAATAAGAGTTCTAAAAGATAAGATCTTTCATGTACATCTAAAAGATAAAAATGATAAAGGCAATGTGCTTATAGGAACTGGATCAGTTGATTTTTATGAAGTTTTTTCAGCTTTAGATGAAATAAAGTATAAGAAAAACTTTGTTTTTGAAAGTCAAAGGGGAATTGACCCTGTAAATACAGCATATAATCAATTAAGCTATATTAAGTTTATAAAAAAAGAAGCTGAAGATAAGTAA
- a CDS encoding Gfo/Idh/MocA family protein: MKALFVGLGSIGQRHLQNLKALYPNDFEIYQLKHSNNNLYIKDGEAREVENLAKFYEIKELTDLNSALQIEPDIVFITNPSSCHLDTAITFAEIGANLFIEKPLSNNYDKVEYLKQIIKDKNLICMIGYQTRFHPLIKKLKYILEEKIYGSITSANIEWGTFLPSHHKYEDYKKGYAAREDLGGGVIHSLSHELDLLNYFFGKPSKVLSVESSNSIIDINAEDTVFSLFKYQENDKQFVVSLNLSFAQVYETRSIKISLSNAVIILDLVENELKVFNEKGLIDNYLVNESFKRNDLFLSEMKHFINSVNTKNNSFLTIDDGIDSLEMAISIKEAINANE, encoded by the coding sequence ATGAAAGCCTTATTTGTAGGACTAGGTTCAATTGGACAAAGACATCTTCAGAACTTAAAAGCTCTTTACCCGAATGATTTTGAAATATATCAATTAAAACATTCTAATAATAATTTATATATAAAAGATGGTGAGGCAAGAGAAGTTGAAAACTTAGCAAAATTTTATGAAATTAAAGAACTAACAGACCTAAATAGTGCATTACAAATAGAACCAGATATTGTATTTATAACAAATCCTAGCTCTTGTCATTTGGATACTGCAATTACTTTTGCAGAAATAGGGGCTAATTTATTTATAGAAAAACCTTTATCAAATAATTATGACAAAGTAGAATACTTAAAGCAAATTATAAAAGATAAAAATTTAATATGTATGATTGGTTATCAAACAAGATTTCATCCTCTTATAAAAAAACTAAAATATATCTTGGAAGAAAAGATTTATGGTTCTATAACTAGTGCAAATATTGAATGGGGAACATTTTTACCAAGTCATCATAAATATGAAGATTATAAAAAAGGATATGCAGCAAGGGAAGATTTAGGAGGAGGAGTAATTCATTCATTAAGTCATGAACTTGACTTATTAAACTATTTTTTCGGTAAGCCGTCAAAAGTTCTATCTGTTGAGTCAAGTAATTCAATAATTGATATTAATGCAGAAGATACAGTTTTTAGTTTGTTTAAATATCAAGAAAATGATAAACAATTTGTTGTATCTCTTAATTTATCTTTTGCACAAGTATATGAAACAAGAAGCATAAAAATATCATTGTCAAATGCAGTTATTATATTAGATTTAGTAGAAAATGAATTAAAAGTATTCAATGAAAAAGGTTTGATTGATAATTATTTAGTTAATGAATCTTTTAAAAGAAATGATTTATTTTTAAGTGAAATGAAACATTTTATAAATTCAGTGAATACAAAAAACAATTCTTTTCTTACTATTGACGATGGAATTGATAGTTTAGAAATGGCAATATCAATAAAAGAGGCAATAAATGCAAACGAGTAA
- a CDS encoding SDR family oxidoreductase: protein MKKNIFCLDSDVILLTGGAGLLGSQYTEVLLESGATVVVFDINAESLNTLENRFSNMYKNKIFTYKVDITKESDILNAKDEIFNKINKYPNVLINNAAIDPKFDNSSNINKSRLENFSIDQWNLEISVGLTGAMLCSKIFGIEMAKNNKGVIINVSSDLGVIAPDQRLYKKENLSDFEQDVKPVTYSVIKHGIIGLTKYIASYWADKGVRCNAFAPGGVFNNHSKDFLDKIEELIPMKRMANIDEYNATIIYLCSEASSYMNGAILNMDGGRTII, encoded by the coding sequence TTGAAAAAAAATATTTTTTGTTTGGACTCTGATGTAATTTTATTAACAGGTGGTGCTGGCTTGCTAGGATCTCAGTATACAGAGGTTTTATTAGAATCAGGAGCAACAGTAGTAGTATTTGATATTAATGCAGAATCTTTAAACACATTAGAAAATAGATTTTCAAATATGTATAAAAATAAAATATTCACATACAAAGTAGATATAACAAAAGAGAGTGATATTTTAAATGCAAAAGATGAAATATTTAATAAGATAAACAAATATCCTAATGTTCTTATCAATAACGCTGCAATTGATCCTAAATTTGATAATAGTTCAAATATCAATAAAAGTAGATTAGAAAATTTTAGTATTGATCAATGGAATTTAGAAATATCAGTAGGGCTAACAGGGGCTATGTTATGCTCAAAAATATTTGGAATTGAAATGGCAAAAAATAATAAAGGTGTCATTATCAATGTTTCTTCAGATTTAGGAGTAATTGCTCCAGATCAAAGATTATATAAAAAAGAGAATTTATCTGATTTTGAACAAGATGTTAAACCAGTAACTTATTCAGTAATAAAACATGGAATCATTGGATTAACTAAATACATAGCTTCTTATTGGGCTGATAAGGGAGTTAGATGTAATGCTTTTGCTCCAGGAGGAGTATTTAATAATCATTCTAAAGATTTTTTAGACAAAATAGAGGAGCTTATTCCTATGAAAAGAATGGCAAATATAGATGAATACAATGCAACGATTATATATTTATGTTCAGAAGCAAGTTCATATATGAATGGAGCTATTTTAAATATGGATGGAGGAAGAACTATAATATGA